One part of the Anopheles merus strain MAF chromosome 3L, AmerM5.1, whole genome shotgun sequence genome encodes these proteins:
- the LOC121599073 gene encoding toll-like receptor Tollo, producing the protein MFFESSLESTTTPGNFLGNLHGLLRLSIEYCKIKYIPALAFANMRVLKRLALSTHNVDWSVMNLELHPDSFRGLTELKEMHLADNNIWSLPAEVFCPLQKLRVLNLTGNRLSDLTQLMLSDWGNGPTEPGRACNTGLEVLDLSGNDLTLLPDNGLTAMRSLNALHLQRNLLKEIADRAFVGLGTLEVLDLSDNRLTALTPELFVSSRKIRQVYLQNNSLSVLAPGVFEGLDRLETLDLSRNQLTSTWVKRDTFAGQVRLVVLNLGHNQLSKVDQHVFKGLYSLQILNLEHNAIELLADGAFSDLKNLHALFLSHNRLRQIEPYHFSELYVLNQLILESNQIAYIHERAFENLTHLHDLSLNDNRLEEIPSGMKSLKFLQSLDLGKNQIAEINNSSFEGLEELMGLRLVDNQISEISRDTFFALSTIHVLNLASNRIRHIDQSAFSSNPTLRAIRLDNNELEDVSGVFTSLSSLVYLNISDNNIGWFDYSHYPQSLEWLDIHKNNISELGNRYDVGNWFQLKMLDVSHNKLRQINASSFPHNIETILMNNNHIEEIAPETFTGKEHIVKVVLYGNRLRRIEMSALALTPWPDTRMLPEFYLGDNLIHCDCTMEWLQRINELAYLRQYPQVKDLDSVHCSMEHERGEQRRPLMAMRASEFLCRYEAHCFATCHCCDFDACDCKMACPDRCRCYHDTAWESNIVDCGSAGLSLVPAKIPMDATDIYLDGNNLGALGSHVFIGKKKLKSLYLNGSHIESLNNKTFAGIPALEVLHLEQNGLEQLSGAEFEQLRELKELYLHRNALASIGNRSFYYQKSLEVLTIAENKLQGVRPWELLPLPSGGPDGAYRSVSLEGNALECSCELLPKLLDWLERMYRSNGSAAQSEEQTESSEETSWGEFRCAGGKPLPDVVKECEGQRPAVVPVATATVQRTIINDDFIDYLPLLIAVLAGLVLTIMLVALVVLFRQDVCLWAHSRYGVRLCKDPLTALERCEDSEKLYDAYLLYSAADADLVTSQIGQELEHHGYGMCLHYRDVHGGAGFLGDTVQSAADASRKLVLFVSVKFLQLEWSQPEFRAALQAALELIRPSRRKQRIVLITSVPGSMLAMDPIMDILARTCTVIAWDDRRFWDKLRFAMPDLGRDGGSVNKASHRKNINIRYTPAPTNNLMVVGGIGASAPTATWPKRLNSEVSIQQQQQQQQHPHHQQPYPVPQPRSLGGAHSTYTTEDEEPSTAGSSPQYEAPTNPGGAMYLHHHQNGGLVQYQQQQQQHSGGGSTPIPQTMPHPHHHHHPHGQSHHHHHHHHHHPGTAYHGGAPGTGGSSFTNTNTLGHVYSTIPEPQYMAEQQQQQLQQHQQQHRTGGTGPDGNNRPYFV; encoded by the coding sequence ATGTTCTTCGAAAGTTCCTTAGAGTCGACGACGACGCCGGGCAACTTCCTGGGCAATCTGCACGGGTTGCTGCGGCTGTCGATCGAGTACTGCAAGATCAAGTACATACCGGCGCTGGCGTTCGCGAACATGCGGGTGCTGAAGCGGCTGGCGCTGAGCACGCACAACGTGGACTGGTCGGTGATGAACCTGGAGCTGCACCCGGACAGCTTCCGGGGGCTGACCGAGCTGAAGGAGATGCACCTGGCGGACAACAACATCTGGAGCCTGCCGGCGGAGGTGTTCTGTCCGCTGCAGAAGCTGCGGGTGCTGAACCTGACCGGGAATCGGCTGAGTGATCTGACGCAGCTGATGCTGTCCGACTGGGGCAATGGGCCGACGGAGCCGGGCCGGGCTTGTAATACGGGGCTGGAGGTGTTGGATCTGTCCGGGAATGATCTGACGCTGCTGCCGGACAATGGGCTGACGGCGATGCGGTCACTCAATGCGCTGCACCTGCAGCGGAATCTGCTGAAGGAGATTGCGGACCGGGCGTTCGTGGGGCTCGGTACGCTCGAGGTGCTCGACCTGTCCGACAACAGGTTGACGGCACTGACGCCGGAGTTGTTTGTTTCGTCGCGCAAAATCCGCCAGGTGTACCTGCAGAACAACTCGCTGTCGGTGCTGGCACCCGGTGTGTTCGAGGGGCTGGACAGGCTGGAGACGCTGGACCTGTCCCGCAATCAGCTTACGTCGACATGGGTAAAGCGGGACACGTTCGCGGGACAGGTACGGCTGGTGGTGCTGAATCTGGGCCACAATCAGCTGTCGAAGGTGGACCAGCACGTGTTTAAGGGGCTGTACAGCTTGCAGATACTTAACCTGGAGCACAACGCGATCGAGCTGCTGGCGGATGGTGCGTTCAGTGATCTGAAGAACCTGCACGCCCTGTTCCTGTCCCACAATCGGTTGCGCCAGATCGAGCCGTACCACTTCAGCGAGCTGTACGTGCTGAATCAGCTGATACTGGAGTCGAACCAGATTGCGTACATACATGAGCGGGCGTTCGAGAATCTGACGCACCTGCACGATCTGAGCTTGAACGATAACCGGCTGGAGGAGATACCTTCGGGAATGAAGAGCCTGAAGTTTCTGCAGTCGCTCGATCTGGGGAAGAACCAGATTGCGGAGATTAACAACTCATCGTTCGAGGGGCTGGAGGAGCTGATGGGACTGCGGTTGGTGGATAATCAGATATCGGAGATTTCGCGCGACACCTTCTTTGCGCTGTCGACGATCCACGTGCTGAATTTGGCGTCGAACCGCATTCGTCACATTGATCAGTCAGCGTTTAGCTCCAATCCGACGCTGCGGGCTATTCGGCTGGACAACAACGAGCTGGAGGATGTGTCGGGGGTGTTTACCTCCCTTTCCTCGCTGGTGTATCTGAACATTTCCGACAACAATATTGGTTGGTTCGACTACTCGCACTATCCCCAGTCGCTCGAGTGGCTCGACATTCACAAGAACAATATCAGCGAGCTCGGGAACAGGTACGATGTGGGGAATTGGTTCCAGTTGAAGATGCTGGATGTGTCGCACAATAAGTTGCGTCAGATTAATGCGAGCTCGTTTCCCCATAACATCGAGACGATCCTGATGAACAACAACCACATCGAGGAGATTGCGCCGGAAACGTTCACCGGGAAGGAACACATCGTGAAGGTGGTGCTGTACGGGAATCGGCTGCGGCGTATTGAAATGTCTGCGCTTGCACTGACACCATGGCCCGATACTCGGATGCTGCCCGAGTTTTATCTGGGCGACAACTTGATACACTGTGACTGCACGATGGAGTGGTTGCAGCGGATCAATGAGCTGGCGTACCTGCGGCAGTATCCGCAGGTGAAAGATCTTGACTCTGTGCACTGCTCGATGGAGCATGAGCGGGGTGAGCAGCGGCGTCCGCTCATGGCGATGCGGGCCAGTGAGTTCCTGTGCCGGTATGAGGCGCATTGCTTCGCTACGTGCCACTGCTGTGACTTTGATGCGTGCGATTGCAAGATGGCATGTCCGGATCGGTGCCGGTGCTATCACGACACGGCCTGGGAGTCGAACATCGTAGACTGTGGGTCGGCCGGGTTGTCCCTCGTGCCGGCCAAGATCCCGATGGATGCGACCGACATCTATCTGGACGGGAACAATCTCGGTGCGCTCGGCAGTCACGTGTTTATTGGGAAGAAGAAGCTAAAGTCGCTGTATCTGAACGGGAGCCACATCGAGTCGCTCAACAACAAGACGTTCGCGGGAATACCCGCCCTGGAGGTGCTGCATCTCGAGCAGAATGGGTTGGAGCAGCTGAGCGGGGCCGAGTTTGAGCAGCTGCGCGAGCTGAAGGAGCTGTATCTGCACCGGAATGCGCTTGCATCGATCGGGAACAGGTCGTTCTATTACCAGAAATCGCTCGAGGTGCTCACGATCGCGGAGAACAAGCTGCAGGGCGTCAGGCCTTGggagctgctgccgctgccgagCGGTGGGCCCGACGGTGCCTATCGGTCCGTCTCGCTGGAGGGCAATGCGCTCGAGTGTTCCTGCGAGCTGCTGCCCAAACTGCTCGACTGGCTCGAGCGAATGTACCGCAGCAACGGGTCGGCGGCACAGTCGGAGGAGCAGACGGAATCGTCGGAGGAGACCAGCTGGGGCGAGTTCCGGTGTGCCGGTGGGAAACCGCTCCCGGACGTGGTGAAGGAGTGCGAGGGACAGCGGCCGGCCGTTGTTCCGGTGGCGACCGCTACCGTGCAGCGCACGATCATCAACGACGACTTCATCGACTATCTGCCGCTGCTGATCGCGGTGCTGGCCGGTTTGGTGCTGACGATCATGCTCGTTGCGCTGGTCGTGCTGTTCCGGCAGGATGTGTGCCTGTGGGCCCACTCCCGGTACGGTGTGCGGCTGTGCAAGGACCCGCTGACGGCGCTCGAGCGCTGCGAGGACAGCGAGAAGCTGTACGACGCCTATCTGCTGTACAGTGCGGCCGATGCCGACCTGGTCACTAGTCAAATCGGTCAGGAGCTCGAGCACCACGGGTACGGCATGTGTCTGCACTATCGGGACGTGCACGGCGGGGCCGGCTTTCTCGGCGACACGGTACAGTCGGCGGCGGACGCATCCCGCAAGCTGGTCCTGTTCGTGAGCGTCAAGTTCCTGCAGCTCGAGTGGTCGCAGCCCGAGTTCCGGGCGGCATTGCAGGCGGCGCTGGAGCTGATACGTCCGTCGCGGCGCAAGCAGCGCATAGTGCTGATCACCTCCGTGCCCGGGTCGATGCTGGCGATGGACCCGATCATGGACATACTGGCACGGACGTGCACCGTGATAGCGTGGGACGATCGGCGGTTCTGGGACAAGCTGCGGTTCGCTATGCCCGATCTGGGGCGCGATGGTGGCTCCGTCAACAAGGCGTCCCATCGGAAGAACATCAACATTCGGTACACGCCAGCACCGACCAATAACCTGATGGTGGTGGGAGGTATTGGGGCGTCAGCGCCAACAGCAACCTGGCCCAAGCGGCTCAACTCGGAGGTTTcaatacagcagcagcagcagcagcagcaacatcctCACCATCAACAACCGTATCCGGTTCCACAGCCACGCTCTCTCGGCGGAGCGCACAGTACTTACACGACGGAAGATGAGGAGCCGTCGACGGCCGGGTCGTCTCCACAGTACGAGGCACCAACGAACCCAGGTGGTGCGATGtaccttcatcatcatcaaaacgGTGGACTTGtgcagtaccagcagcagcagcagcagcattccgGTGGTGGCTCCACACCAATTCCACAAACCATGCCTcacccccaccaccaccatcatcctcATGGTCAgtcgcatcatcatcatcatcaccatcatcatcatccgggGACGGCATACCACGGTGGTGCCCCCGGTACTGGTGGTAGCAGCTTCACCAACACCAATACGCTTGGCCACGTGTATTccaccattccggagcctcaGTACATggccgaacagcagcagcagcagctacagcagcaccagcagcagcatcgaacCGGAGGAACCGGACCAGACGGCAACAATCGGCCGTACTTTGTGTAA
- the LOC121599360 gene encoding threonine-rich protein-like, which translates to MKLTYVFLVLVVIVLVLNVADAHSSKKKNRSPDHSGEHKKKSGHHGGHHHNKNKHNKNKTKRPKTTPPCKTTKPATTTTGPITTTAVPTTTTAVPTTTAAPTTTAAPTTTAVPTTTAAPTTTAAPTTTAAPTTTEAPTTTAAPTTTEAPTTTAAPTTTASPAPTIVDSTAQG; encoded by the exons ATGAAGTTGACATACGTTTTCCTCGTCCTTGTGGTCATCGTGCTCGTCTTG AATGTGGCAGACgcacacagcagcaaaaagaagaacCGTTCACCCGACCATTCCGGTGAGCACAAGAAGAAGAGTGGACATCACGGAGGACATCAccataacaaaaacaagcacaacaaaaataagaCCAAGCGTCCGAAGACGACTCCCCCTTGTAAAACGACCAAGCCAGCTACAACTACTACAGGCCCTATTACGACCACCGCTGTACCTACAACAACGACCGCTGTACCTACGACAACTGCTGCACCGACGACAACTGCAGCCCCAACAACGACCGCTGTACCTACGACAACTGCAGCACCAACGACGACTGCAGCACCAACGACGACTGCAGCCCCAACGACGACTGAAGCACCAACGACAACTGCTGCACCGACGACGACTGAAGCTCCTACAACGACCGCTGCACCTACCACCACTGCGTCACCTGCACCTACAATAGTTGATTCTACTGCTCAAGGGTAA